A window of Clavibacter michiganensis contains these coding sequences:
- a CDS encoding HNH endonuclease family protein yields MRGRTRRLYLLAAVLLSIGGLAGGRYGSGLGNLQEPADSATAGPRTAASGPVVDALTAAGLVRGGAVDAPSVRSLVDAHTRTPNYDRAAYGPSWADTEYNGCDQRNDVLARDLTAITYTMADPGCTVATGHLADVYTGRSIDLTRGKATRAAVQIDHLVPLGWACQHGAAAWTGDRREQLATDFNNLQAIDGPTNEAKSDHGPATWLPPAAGYYCMYVTRFAFVLHASALTTDDAHRAAIDHTPKTCN; encoded by the coding sequence GTGAGGGGCCGCACGCGCCGCCTGTACCTCCTCGCCGCCGTGCTCCTCAGCATCGGCGGCCTCGCCGGGGGCCGGTACGGCAGCGGCCTCGGCAACCTGCAGGAGCCGGCCGATAGCGCGACAGCGGGACCCCGCACGGCCGCGAGCGGTCCTGTGGTCGACGCCCTGACCGCTGCCGGCCTCGTCCGCGGAGGAGCGGTCGACGCGCCGTCGGTGCGCTCGCTCGTTGACGCGCACACCCGGACGCCCAACTACGACCGTGCCGCGTACGGGCCCTCTTGGGCCGATACCGAATACAACGGGTGCGACCAGCGCAACGACGTTCTGGCCCGCGATCTCACCGCGATCACGTACACGATGGCGGATCCCGGCTGCACCGTGGCCACCGGCCACCTCGCTGACGTCTACACGGGCCGCAGCATCGACCTCACCCGCGGGAAGGCCACCAGGGCGGCCGTGCAGATCGACCACCTCGTACCCCTCGGGTGGGCGTGCCAGCACGGCGCCGCCGCCTGGACGGGGGACCGCCGCGAGCAGCTCGCGACCGACTTCAACAATCTTCAGGCCATCGACGGACCGACGAACGAGGCGAAGTCGGACCACGGGCCGGCGACGTGGCTCCCACCGGCCGCCGGCTACTACTGCATGTACGTCACCCGTTTCGCGTTCGTGCTCCACGCCTCCGCGCTCACGACCGACGACGCGCACCGCGCCGCGATCGACCACACCCCCAAGACCTGCAACTGA
- a CDS encoding phosphotransferase, whose protein sequence is MQVLALQTRGVNTVSATEPLSGGNSAPVIYRQGNVVYKSSHESTPAVGRLLRYLEQRAPGLTPRFSGVGDDGLQRLEYIPGHLLADQGRLSDTALRDAGAAIRELHDALESYKPNAMDRFYPSFPTEAGSILCHNDLSPWNFILRPDGSMCIIDWDGVGWGTREWDLRYAIKTFVGLEPGTGVANNGIRMCIFLDGYRWSGSPDLILSNVLLRTESMRDLLETGKRNNTPPWSRLYDEGHWGYWSDCYDYIASNMEHWRAPLFRRGIE, encoded by the coding sequence ATGCAAGTGCTAGCACTACAAACGCGAGGAGTCAACACAGTGAGTGCCACGGAACCCCTCTCTGGCGGTAATTCTGCTCCGGTTATATATCGTCAGGGGAATGTCGTTTATAAATCGTCGCACGAGTCTACTCCGGCCGTCGGGCGCCTCTTGCGGTACCTTGAACAACGAGCGCCAGGTTTAACGCCGCGATTTAGTGGTGTGGGAGACGACGGACTGCAGCGCTTAGAGTACATCCCTGGTCACCTCCTCGCCGACCAAGGGCGTCTTTCAGACACGGCTCTACGGGACGCAGGTGCGGCAATCCGCGAATTACACGACGCCCTGGAGTCGTACAAGCCAAATGCGATGGACAGATTTTACCCTAGCTTTCCTACGGAAGCTGGATCTATACTGTGTCACAATGATCTGTCGCCCTGGAACTTCATTCTCCGACCCGATGGCTCTATGTGTATCATCGACTGGGACGGCGTCGGTTGGGGGACACGTGAATGGGACCTGAGGTACGCGATAAAGACGTTTGTGGGTCTCGAGCCTGGTACTGGAGTTGCGAACAACGGTATACGAATGTGTATCTTTCTTGACGGGTATCGTTGGAGTGGATCGCCCGATTTGATACTTTCCAATGTTCTTCTTCGAACAGAATCTATGCGTGATTTGCTCGAAACGGGAAAGCGGAATAATACGCCTCCTTGGTCACGTTTATACGATGAAGGGCACTGGGGTTATTGGTCGGATTGCTATGACTACATTGCAAGCAATATGGAGCACTGGCGGGCGCCCCTATTCCGTCGCGGTATTGAATAG
- a CDS encoding HAD family hydrolase, which yields MSYSRGGRFFWRYNVRKHLASASTIVFDLAGTLTPSVPAFAKSTAWEAYASVVRPADVEASVLALEAAEDSARVACVERGSSWSFRRVLADSSMPYRLEAVEAFIDTWRPWLRVPADISSRLRIIHDAGYRVGLVSNTIWPADLHGRLLEADGARASFDSTVYSSSTPWAKPNPRIFAYALRELGCDRASDALFVGDRTFEDLDGAHLSGMKAVLVGNEPEGARSESEQRWDIRALLDGLITRSI from the coding sequence ATGTCTTATAGTCGGGGCGGTAGATTTTTTTGGAGATATAACGTGCGGAAACATCTGGCAAGCGCGAGTACCATTGTATTCGACTTGGCTGGCACCCTCACACCTTCGGTTCCGGCTTTTGCAAAATCCACTGCATGGGAGGCATACGCGTCAGTTGTGCGACCGGCGGACGTTGAAGCGTCGGTTTTGGCATTAGAGGCGGCAGAGGACTCCGCTCGAGTAGCGTGTGTAGAAAGAGGCAGCTCCTGGTCATTTCGCCGGGTATTAGCTGACTCGAGCATGCCCTATCGACTTGAAGCTGTTGAGGCATTTATTGATACTTGGCGTCCGTGGCTACGTGTACCAGCGGATATATCTTCGCGATTGCGAATAATTCACGACGCCGGATACCGTGTTGGTTTGGTCAGTAACACCATTTGGCCTGCCGATTTGCACGGGCGCCTGCTTGAGGCTGACGGTGCACGCGCGTCGTTCGACTCGACTGTCTACTCGTCTTCTACACCATGGGCGAAACCCAACCCGCGTATTTTCGCTTATGCGCTGCGGGAGCTGGGGTGCGACCGTGCGTCCGACGCCTTGTTTGTCGGGGATAGGACTTTTGAGGACTTAGATGGTGCGCATTTGTCCGGGATGAAGGCTGTGCTTGTGGGCAATGAGCCTGAGGGCGCCCGCAGCGAGTCAGAGCAACGTTGGGATATTCGGGCTCTGCTGGATGGGCTTATCACTCGGTCCATATAG